CGTTAAACCTACTGGAGACCTGACATGCTCACACAAGCGCTGGCGCACAACGGGCTGATCGCGATTCTGCGCGGCCTGCGCCCCGAGGAAGCGGCATCTATCGGTGAAGTCCTTTATGCCGCTGGATTTCGCGTCATCGAAGTGCCGCTCAATTCCCCCGAACCGTACGAAAGTATCCGCATCCTGCGCAGTACTTTGCCCGCCGATTGCCTGATCGGCGCAGGTACCGTGCTGACGCCGGAACAGGTGGAGCAGGTCAAGGCCGCGGGCGGCCAAGTGATCGTCATGCCTCATAGCGATCCGAAGGTCTTGCGGGCGGCGAAAGCGGCGGGGCTGTACCTGTCTCCCGGCGTTGCCACGCCCACCGAAGCCTTTGCCGCGCTGGCCGAAGGCGCCCATGTGCTGAAGATGTTTCCCGCCGAGCAAATGGGCCCGGCGGTGGTCAAGGCCTGGCTCGCGGTGCTGCCGGCCGGGACAGTGCTGGTGCCGGTGGGCGGGATTACCCCGGACAACATGGCGGTGTTCGTCGAAGCCGGCGTGAAAGGTTTCGGCCTCGGTTCCGGGTTGTTCAAGCCGGGCCTGACAGCGGATGAAGTGGCGGAGCGCGCCAAGGCCTACGTAGCCGCATGGAATGCCTTGAACTGAAGACTTTTCCAGCGCCCCGCGCGCTGCATCTGACAAGAGAGACAACAAGATGAAAATCACCAAACTGACCACGTTTATCGTTCCGCCGCGCTGGTGCTTCCTCAAGGTCGAGACCGACGATGGCGTGACTGGCTGGGGCGAGCCCGTGGTCGAAGGCCGTGCCCACACAGTGGCGGCCGCCGTTGAAGAACTGTCCGACTACCTGATCGGCAAAGATCCACGCAATATCGAAGACATTTGGACCGTGCTCTATCGCGGCGGCTTCTACCGTGGCGGCGCCGTCCACATGAGCGCCCTGGCCGGTATCGACCAGGCGTTGTGGGACATCAAGGGCAAGGCCTTGGGCGTGTCGGTCAGCGATTTGCTGGGCGGCCAGGTGCGCGACAAGATCCGTGTCTACTCCTGGATCGGCGGCGACCGTCCGGCGGATACCGCTCGGGCGGCGAAAGAGGCGGTAGGGCGGGGCTTCACTGCGGTGAAGATGAACGGTACCGAAGAGCTGCAGTTCCTCGATACCTTTGAGAAAGTCGATCTCGCCCTCGCCAACGTGGCGGCGGTGCGCGATGCGGTCGGGCCGAACGTCGGCATTGGCGTGGACTTCCACGGCCGTGTGCACAAGCCGATGGCCAAAGTGCTGATGAAGGAACTCGATCCGTACAAACTGATGTTCATCGAAGAACCGGTGCTCAGCGAAAACTACGAAGCCCTCAAGGAACTGGCGCCGTTGACCAGCACCCCGATTGCCTTGGGCGAGCGGTTGTTCTCGCGCTGGGATTTCAAACGGGTGCTCAGCGAAGGCTACGTCGACATCATCCAGCCGGATGCGTCCCACGCCGGCGGCATTACCGAGACTCGCAAGATCGCCAACATGGCCGAAGCCTATGACGTGGCGCTGGCGCTGCACTGCCCGCTGGGCCCGATTGCCTTGGCGGCGTGCCTGCAACTGGACGCGGCTTGCTACAACGCGTTTATCCAGGAGCAGAGCCTGGGTATCCATTACAACGAGAGCAACGACCTGCTGGATTACATCAAGGATCCTCAGGTGTTCGACTACGACAAAGGCTTCGTGAAAATCCCGAACGGTCCTGGCCTAGGCATCGAGATCAACGAGGAATACGTCATCGAGCGCGCGGCCATCGGCCATCGCTGGCGCAACCCGATCTGGCGTCATGCCGATGGCAGTTTTGCCGAGTGGTGAGTCACGCCTGACCCACCCAAGATCCCTGTGGGCCTATGGTGAATGCAAAACGCATGAGCGCCCCAGATCCCCTGTGGGAGCGAGCTTGCTCGCGATGGCGATGTATCAGTCACACATGCGTCAACTGACACCGTCATCGCGAGCAAGCTCGCTCCCACAGTTTGTTCTTCGCAGACAGGGAGATCTTCTTCGGTACGCCCGTTCCTCAATAAACATAAAAAGAGGCACCTCACATGCAAGCGCACACCCTGAGCGCGCAGGCGTCGTTGGTGACGCCCAGCCGCAAGCGTTTTTTCATCATGGTCCTGCTGTTCATCACCGTGGTGATCAACTACCTGGACCGCAGCAACCTCTCGATTGCAGCCCCCGCACTGACCAGCGACCTGGGCATTGACCCGATCCACGTCGGGCTGATTTTCTCGGCGTTCGGCTGGACCTATGCAGCCATGCAGATCCCCGGTGGCTGGCTGGTGGACCGGGTGCCGCCGCGCATCCTGTATAGCGTGGCGTTGTTGCTGTGGTCGGCGGCCACGGTGATGCTCGGTTTCGCCGCCAGTTTCATCGCCTTGTTCGTTCTGCGCATGGCCGTCGGTGCGCTGGAAGCGCCGGCTTATCCGATCAACAGCCGCGTGGTGACGACTTGGTTTCCTGAGCGCGAACGGGCCACGGCCATTGGTTTCTATACCTCCGGGCAATTTGTCGGCCTGGCATTCCTGACGCCCGTGCTGGCGTGGCTGCAACACGCGTTTGGTTGGCACATGGTGTTTGTCGCCACGGGCGCGGTCGGTATTCTCTGGGCGGTGATCTGGTACGCGGTGTATCGCGAGCCACGGGATTTCAAAGGCGCCAACGCCGCCGAAATCGAGCTGATCCGCGAGGGCGGCGGACTGGTGGATATCCAGGCCGAGACTGCCAAGGCCAAGGCTAAATTCAACTGGAGCGACCTCGGCATCGTCCTGACCCAACGCAAGTTGTGGGGCATTTACCTGGGCCAGTTTTGCCTCAATTCCACGCTGTGGTTTTTCCTGACGTGGTTCCCGACTTACCTGGTGAAATATCGCGGCATGGACTTCATCAAGTCCGGCCTGCTGGCATCGTTGCCGTTCCTCGCAGCGTTTATCGGCGTGCTGTGTTCCGGGTTTTTCTCCGACTGGCTGATCCGTCGCGGCGCCACGGTGGGGTTCGCGCGCAAGCTGCCGATCATTGGTGGCTTGCTGATTTCCACCTCGATCATCGGCGCCAACTTCGTCGAGTCGACGCCGCTGGTGATCGCGTTCCTGGCCCTGGCATTCTTTGGCAATGGCCTGGCGTCCATCACCTGGTCGCTGGTATCGACCCTGGCGCCGGCGCGGCTGCTCGGCTTGACCGGCGGGGTGTTCAATCTCATCGGTAACCTGGCGGCCATCGCCACGCCGATCGTCATTGGCTTCCTCGCCAGCGGCGACTCGTTTGCCCCGGCCATTACCTACATCGCCGTGCTGGCATTGATGGGCGCGTTGTCCTACATCCTGCTGGTCGGGAAGGTCGAGCGCATCGAGTTGTAGTCCGACGGGGCGGGCGACCATAATGCCGCCCGTTCCCCGCTCACTGTTGAAGGCTGGCCATGCAGCAAGACGATCAAAAAATCATCAAGGATGCCGCTCCTACCGGCACGCAGACGCTGCTGCGTGGCCTGGGCGTGGTCCAGGCGGTTGCCAGCGGCGCCCGCGACTTGAAGGAAATCGCCCGGCTGATCGGCACCACCCGCAGCACCACCCATCGCCTGGCCAGTTGCCTGGTGGACGAACGTTACCTGCGCGTGGTGCCGCAAGTGGGCTATCTGCTGGGGCCGAAGTTGATCGAACTGGGTTTCCAGGCCCGGGAAGAATTGCCATTGGTGAGCCTGGCGGGGCCGTACCTGGACGAGCTGTCGGCGCTGACCGGGGACACCGTGCACCTGGCGATTCGCGAGGGCGACGAGGTTTTGTACTTGTTGAAGAATCCGGGGCGAAACGGCCCGGAGATGCGCTCGCGTGTGGGCCATCGCATGCCGTTGGCGCGGACCGGGATCGGCAAGGCGCTGATGCTTGATGACTCGCAGGAACAATGGAAGCGGCTGTATGAAATCAGCCTGCCGGCGGGTGGGAAGAATCAATTCTGGCCACAACACCAGGAACAATCCTGGGAGCAGTTCCAGCAACGGATGGTGGAGTATGTGGCGGGGGGCTATGCCTTCGACCTGGAGGACAACGAGCCGTCGATCCGATGTGTGGCGGCGCCGATCCGCGACGCTGGCAAGCGCATCGTCGCCGGTATCAGCATCGCCAGCACCGTGCCGTACATGCCGCTGGAGAAAATGGCCGAGCTGATTCCCCTGGTCAAAGGGGTCACAGCCCGGCTGTCGGCGGAGCTGGGTGCCAAGGTCTGACGAGCGTCAGGCCTTGAGCGTCGCCATGTCGATGACGAAGCGGTACTTCACGTCCCCGGCGATCATGCGGCTGTAGGCCTCGTTGATCTGGCGGATGTCGAGCATTTCAATGTCGCAGCTGATGTTGTGCTCAGCGCAGAAATCCAGCATCTCCTGGGTTTCTGCGATACCGCCGATCAGCGAGCCGGCGAGTACTCGGCGGCCCAGGATCAGTTTTGCCGCGTGTACCGGTGGGTCGACCGGCTCGACCAAGCCCACGATGATGTGCACGCCGTTGAAATGCAGCGTGTCGAGGTAGGGGTTGAGGTCGTGCTGCACCGGAATGGTGTCCAGAAGGAAGTTGAAACGTCCGGCCGCGGCCGCCATCTGTTCAGCGTCGGTAGACACAATCACATGGTCCGCGCCTTGGCGACGGGCTTCTTCAGCCTTGCTTGCCGAGCGGGTAAACAGCGTCACTTCCGCGCCCATGGCCTTGGCGAACTTGATGCCCATGTGGCCCAGGCCGCCCATGCCCAGCACGCCGACCTTGTCACCGGCCTTCACACCGTAGTGCTTGAGCGGCGAGTAAGTGGTGATGCCGGCGCAGAGCAGCGGTGCGGCGCTGGCCGGGTCAAGCGTTTGCGGGATGCGCAGTACAAAGTGCTCGCTGACCACGATGCTGTCGGAATAGCCGCCCATGGTGTGGCCACCACTTATGCGGTCCGGGCTGGCGTAGGTCTGGGTCATGCCTTCCAGGCAGTATTGCTCAAGATCGGACCGGCAAGCTTCGCACTCGCGGCAGGAGTCGACCATGCAGCCCACGCCTACCAGGTCGCCGACTTTATGGCCGGTGACATTCGCACCGACCGCGGTGACTTTTCCGATGATTTCATGGCCGGGCATCAATGGGTAAACAGCGATGCCCCATTCATTGCGGGCCTGGTGGATGTCGGAGTGACAGACCCCGCAGTAGAGAATGTCGATCGCCACGTCGTCGGCGCGCGGGCTGCGACGCTCGAACTTCATTGGGGCGAGGGGGGTGGTGGCCGATTGGGCGGCATATCCGATGGCTGTGTACATGGTGGACCTCGCTAAGCAGTGAACGGTGAGGGTTCCATTTTGGGAGTCCTGGCGGCAGGCGGCGATGGCGATTCCTACGCCTGTCATGCCTAATCCTCCGGCGTTGGCCAGGATTTGATTTCTTGTGACGCAAGACCTGCGATGATGGTTTCATCCCTTTTTTCGTGAAGTTTTCGCCCATGTTGTTGACCCGCCATCTCGATGCGAACGCGACGCTGGTTTCACTGATAGAACCCTTGGCGACCCGTGACGGTTTCGTCCCTACGGGCCTGCCTGGCGTGCACGCGCTGCGCGCCAGTCAGGACGTCGCTCGTGGCCCGCAGCTCTACGAACCGAGCCTGGTGATCATTGCCCAAGGCAGCAAACTGGCCTACCTGGGGCCACGCACGCTGGAATATGGCGCCGGGCATTATCTGATCCAGGCGTTGCCGGTGCCGTTCGAATGCGAAACCTACGCCATGCCCAATGCTCCGCTGTATGGCGTTTCCGTTGCGATCGATCGGGCGATGCTGGGGGAGCTGGTGCTGGCCATGGGATTGATGCCCGGTCGGAACCTGCCGCCGCAGACACCGGAGTCGATGACCAGCGCGGTGCTCGACGACGCCATGCGTGGGGCTGTCGAGCGGTTGTTGCGCTGCTTGCACGATCCATTGGAATGTCAGGTCATGGGCCAGGTGCGGCTCCGGGAGTTGCTGTTCGTCGCGTTGCGCGGGCCTCAGGCCGATGTGTTGCGGGCGCTGGTGGAGCAGCAAGGCCAGTTCGCGCGGATTGCCGTGGCCCTGAGCCATTTGCATGCGCATTTCACCGAGCCACTGAACGTCGAGACGCTGGCCAGTTGCGCGAACATGAGCGCCTCGACCTTTCATGAGCATTTCAAGCGCAGCACATTGTTGTCGCCGGTGCAGTATCTCAAGCGCTTGCGGCTGCTCAAGGCCCAGCGGCTGCTGCTGATCGAGGGCATGGGCGTGGCCCAGGTTGCGCATCAGGTGGGGTATCAGAGCCCGTCGCAGTTCAGCCGGGAGTACAAGCGTTACTTCGAGCGCAACCCTGGGGAAGAGCGCGTCGCCTGATCCATTCAGGATTCCTTGTGGGAGCGAGCCTGCTCGCGAAAGCGGTTTATCATTCAGAACAAATGTCGACTGAGACACCGCTTTCGCGAGCAAGCTCGCTCCCACATTGGTTCGGTGTGGTTGTCAGGATCGCAGGCAACAAAAAGGCCCCCATTGCGGGAGCCTCGATGTCCAGCGTGTTGGCTTACATGTTCGGGTAAGTCGGTCCGCCAGCGCCTTCCGGCGTGACCCAGGTGATGTTCTGCGCAGGGTCCTTGATGTCGCAGGTCTTGCAGTGAACGCAGTTTTGGGCGTTGATCTGGAATCGCTTTTCACCGTCTTCCTTGGTGATCACCTCGTACACGCCGGCCGGGCAGTAGCGCTGCGCCGGTTCGTCGTACAACGGCAGATTCTTGCTGATCGGGATGCTCGGGTCAGTCAGCTTCAGGTGGCAAGGCTGTTCTTCTTCGTGGTTGGTACCGGAGATGAACACCGAGCTGAGCTTGTCGAAGCTGATCTTGCCGTCCGGTTTCGGGTAGTCGATCTTCTTGCATTCGGCCGCCGGCTTGAGGCAAGCGTAATCCGGCGTGGTGTCGCGCAGGGTGAACGGGATCTTGCCGCCGAAGATGTTCTGGTCGAGCCAGTTGAAGCCGCCGCCGATGATTGCGCCGTACTTGTGGATCGCTGCACCGAAGTTGCGGCTGGCGAACAGTTCTTCATACAGCCAGCTGTTCTTGAAGCTGTCGACGTAAGCGGTCAGTTCATCACCGCCTTCGGATTCTGCGAACAGGCGATCGGCCACGGCCTCGGCGGCAAGCATGCCGGACTTCATCGCGGTGTGGCTGCCCTTGATCTTGGCGAAGTTCAGGGTGCCGAGGTCGCAACCGATCAGCGCGCCGCCCTTGAAGACCATTTTCGGCAGCGAGTTCAGGCCGCCCTTGGCGATTGCGCGAGCGCCGTAGCTGACGCGTTTGCCGCCTTCGAGGTACTGCTTGAGCACCGGGTGATGCTTGAGGCGCTGGAATTCGTCGAAGGGCGACAGGAAGGTGTTGCTGTAGGACAGGTCAACGATCAGGCCGACCACCACCTGGTTGTTTTCCAGGTGATAGAGGAAGGAGCCGCCGGTGTTCTCGGTGCCCATGATGTCCAGCGGCCAACCGGCGGTGTGGACCACCAGGCCTGGTTGGTGCTTGGCCGGATCGATTTCCCAGATTTCCTTCAGGCCGATGCCGTAGTGCTGGGTGTCGGCTTCGC
This genomic interval from Pseudomonas alvandae contains the following:
- a CDS encoding 2-dehydro-3-deoxy-6-phosphogalactonate aldolase, which encodes MLTQALAHNGLIAILRGLRPEEAASIGEVLYAAGFRVIEVPLNSPEPYESIRILRSTLPADCLIGAGTVLTPEQVEQVKAAGGQVIVMPHSDPKVLRAAKAAGLYLSPGVATPTEAFAALAEGAHVLKMFPAEQMGPAVVKAWLAVLPAGTVLVPVGGITPDNMAVFVEAGVKGFGLGSGLFKPGLTADEVAERAKAYVAAWNALN
- the dgoD gene encoding galactonate dehydratase — encoded protein: MKITKLTTFIVPPRWCFLKVETDDGVTGWGEPVVEGRAHTVAAAVEELSDYLIGKDPRNIEDIWTVLYRGGFYRGGAVHMSALAGIDQALWDIKGKALGVSVSDLLGGQVRDKIRVYSWIGGDRPADTARAAKEAVGRGFTAVKMNGTEELQFLDTFEKVDLALANVAAVRDAVGPNVGIGVDFHGRVHKPMAKVLMKELDPYKLMFIEEPVLSENYEALKELAPLTSTPIALGERLFSRWDFKRVLSEGYVDIIQPDASHAGGITETRKIANMAEAYDVALALHCPLGPIALAACLQLDAACYNAFIQEQSLGIHYNESNDLLDYIKDPQVFDYDKGFVKIPNGPGLGIEINEEYVIERAAIGHRWRNPIWRHADGSFAEW
- a CDS encoding MFS transporter, with the translated sequence MQAHTLSAQASLVTPSRKRFFIMVLLFITVVINYLDRSNLSIAAPALTSDLGIDPIHVGLIFSAFGWTYAAMQIPGGWLVDRVPPRILYSVALLLWSAATVMLGFAASFIALFVLRMAVGALEAPAYPINSRVVTTWFPERERATAIGFYTSGQFVGLAFLTPVLAWLQHAFGWHMVFVATGAVGILWAVIWYAVYREPRDFKGANAAEIELIREGGGLVDIQAETAKAKAKFNWSDLGIVLTQRKLWGIYLGQFCLNSTLWFFLTWFPTYLVKYRGMDFIKSGLLASLPFLAAFIGVLCSGFFSDWLIRRGATVGFARKLPIIGGLLISTSIIGANFVESTPLVIAFLALAFFGNGLASITWSLVSTLAPARLLGLTGGVFNLIGNLAAIATPIVIGFLASGDSFAPAITYIAVLALMGALSYILLVGKVERIEL
- a CDS encoding IclR family transcriptional regulator — its product is MQQDDQKIIKDAAPTGTQTLLRGLGVVQAVASGARDLKEIARLIGTTRSTTHRLASCLVDERYLRVVPQVGYLLGPKLIELGFQAREELPLVSLAGPYLDELSALTGDTVHLAIREGDEVLYLLKNPGRNGPEMRSRVGHRMPLARTGIGKALMLDDSQEQWKRLYEISLPAGGKNQFWPQHQEQSWEQFQQRMVEYVAGGYAFDLEDNEPSIRCVAAPIRDAGKRIVAGISIASTVPYMPLEKMAELIPLVKGVTARLSAELGAKV
- a CDS encoding NAD(P)-dependent alcohol dehydrogenase gives rise to the protein MYTAIGYAAQSATTPLAPMKFERRSPRADDVAIDILYCGVCHSDIHQARNEWGIAVYPLMPGHEIIGKVTAVGANVTGHKVGDLVGVGCMVDSCRECEACRSDLEQYCLEGMTQTYASPDRISGGHTMGGYSDSIVVSEHFVLRIPQTLDPASAAPLLCAGITTYSPLKHYGVKAGDKVGVLGMGGLGHMGIKFAKAMGAEVTLFTRSASKAEEARRQGADHVIVSTDAEQMAAAAGRFNFLLDTIPVQHDLNPYLDTLHFNGVHIIVGLVEPVDPPVHAAKLILGRRVLAGSLIGGIAETQEMLDFCAEHNISCDIEMLDIRQINEAYSRMIAGDVKYRFVIDMATLKA
- a CDS encoding AraC family transcriptional regulator — translated: MLLTRHLDANATLVSLIEPLATRDGFVPTGLPGVHALRASQDVARGPQLYEPSLVIIAQGSKLAYLGPRTLEYGAGHYLIQALPVPFECETYAMPNAPLYGVSVAIDRAMLGELVLAMGLMPGRNLPPQTPESMTSAVLDDAMRGAVERLLRCLHDPLECQVMGQVRLRELLFVALRGPQADVLRALVEQQGQFARIAVALSHLHAHFTEPLNVETLASCANMSASTFHEHFKRSTLLSPVQYLKRLRLLKAQRLLLIEGMGVAQVAHQVGYQSPSQFSREYKRYFERNPGEERVA
- a CDS encoding electron transfer flavoprotein-ubiquinone oxidoreductase, coding for MEREYMEFDVVIVGAGPAGLSAACRLKQKAAEAGKEISVCVVEKGSEVGAHILSGAVFEPRALNELFPDWKELGAPLNTPVVRDDIYVLRNADAASKIPDFFVPKTMHNEGNYIISLGNLCRWLAQQAENLGVEIYPGFAAQEALFDENGVVRGIITGDLGVDREGHPKEGLYTPGMELRGKYTLFAEGCRGHIGKQLIKRFNLDSEADTQHYGIGLKEIWEIDPAKHQPGLVVHTAGWPLDIMGTENTGGSFLYHLENNQVVVGLIVDLSYSNTFLSPFDEFQRLKHHPVLKQYLEGGKRVSYGARAIAKGGLNSLPKMVFKGGALIGCDLGTLNFAKIKGSHTAMKSGMLAAEAVADRLFAESEGGDELTAYVDSFKNSWLYEELFASRNFGAAIHKYGAIIGGGFNWLDQNIFGGKIPFTLRDTTPDYACLKPAAECKKIDYPKPDGKISFDKLSSVFISGTNHEEEQPCHLKLTDPSIPISKNLPLYDEPAQRYCPAGVYEVITKEDGEKRFQINAQNCVHCKTCDIKDPAQNITWVTPEGAGGPTYPNM